The window GCACCATCATGAGTCTTTGTGGACACACTGATTTCCAGCGACCATTGTGGCCTTCGCTCAATCTTCTATTCAAGAATTTCAAGAACTCCCCGTTTACCAGCTTTAGCTGAAACTGCTTTAAGAATTGTCCGTATTGCATTAGCATTTTGTCCATGTTTTCCAATTATTTTACCATAGTCTCCAGCACCAACACGCAACTCATAAATACAA of the candidate division KSB1 bacterium genome contains:
- a CDS encoding KH domain-containing protein, yielding MLKEFLENIVKPIVDKPDEVRITEIEGESVCIYELRVGAGDYGKIIGKHGQNANAIRTILKAVSAKAGKRGVLEILE